A section of the Gloeobacter violaceus PCC 7421 genome encodes:
- a CDS encoding sigma-70 family RNA polymerase sigma factor — translation MENSLPLPWPLVSAAKEPLCLHKMSNQELVVRCQQGFSPDRAAFAELMRRHQAHIDRLLYHLAPDWQDRSDLAQEVWIRVYRYVKRLKEPEKFRSWAGRIATNLFYDELRRRRRGWPPLSLDAPIQTKDGELDWELAAQSPGPDENLVTCEFYEHLRRAIAELPEAFRTTIVLREIEGMAYEEIAETLGISVGTVKSRIARARRRLQSQLNAYL, via the coding sequence ATGGAAAACAGTCTGCCTCTGCCCTGGCCCCTCGTCTCCGCCGCCAAGGAGCCCCTCTGCCTGCACAAAATGAGCAACCAGGAACTGGTGGTGCGCTGCCAGCAAGGGTTCAGCCCCGACCGGGCGGCCTTTGCCGAACTAATGCGCCGCCACCAAGCCCACATCGACCGATTGCTCTACCATCTGGCACCCGACTGGCAGGACCGCTCGGACCTTGCCCAGGAGGTCTGGATTCGTGTCTACCGCTATGTCAAGCGCCTCAAAGAACCCGAAAAGTTTCGCTCCTGGGCAGGTCGAATCGCCACCAACCTGTTCTACGACGAGTTGCGGCGGCGGCGGCGCGGCTGGCCGCCTCTATCGCTCGACGCACCCATCCAGACCAAGGACGGCGAACTGGACTGGGAGCTTGCCGCCCAGTCCCCCGGGCCGGATGAGAATCTGGTAACGTGTGAATTCTATGAGCACCTGCGGCGGGCAATAGCCGAGCTGCCGGAAGCTTTTCGGACCACCATCGTCCTTCGAGAAATCGAGGGGATGGCCTACGAAGAAATCGCCGAGACCCTGGGTATCTCCGTCGGCACCGTCAAGTCCCGCATCGCCCGGGCCCGGCGCCGTCTGCAGTCGCAACTGAACGCTTACCTGTAA
- a CDS encoding anti-sigma factor family protein translates to MDPHRFEQLSAYLDGELSTAEQQQVEQWLQADPAARKLYEDLLKLQRSSRALGAPALPPRLSDRVFDRLEARRRWLSGSLTTAAALLFAVVGYWWQSPDRKPILTAGSDLTGVEVAREPAPPLMEMAARSYLLEDRAPEDAYAILLEREEISLPNER, encoded by the coding sequence ATGGACCCGCATCGCTTCGAACAACTGAGCGCTTATCTGGACGGCGAACTGTCCACCGCCGAACAACAACAGGTCGAGCAGTGGCTCCAGGCGGATCCGGCGGCCCGCAAGCTCTACGAAGACCTGCTTAAACTGCAGCGCTCCAGCCGCGCATTGGGCGCTCCGGCTTTGCCGCCGCGGCTGTCCGATCGAGTGTTTGACCGTCTCGAGGCCCGGCGGCGGTGGCTGAGCGGCTCCCTTACCACCGCCGCCGCCCTGCTCTTCGCCGTGGTAGGGTACTGGTGGCAAAGTCCCGACCGCAAACCGATCCTCACCGCCGGCTCCGACCTTACCGGAGTTGAAGTCGCCCGCGAGCCCGCCCCACCACTGATGGAGATGGCGGCTCGCAGCTACCTGTTGGAGGATCGTGCCCCCGAGGATGCCTACGCCATTCTCCTCGAGCGCGAGGAGATCTCGCTGCCGAACGAGCGCTGA